One Nicotiana tabacum cultivar K326 chromosome 23, ASM71507v2, whole genome shotgun sequence genomic window, TTAGCTACTGTGTTTGCTACCTTATGTGGTTAGTTTGTGCGGTCGCGTATTTTATATATTTGATAGTTGTCACAATATTTCAGTACTAGACATGCAAGGCTTGAAGATTTAATTCACATTTAGAAATTTGCCTAATATAAGGAATATAATTTTGATTACTTCTTAACTTTTACCTAATTAGGTTAGAAACCAAATTCAGTAGAGTTAAATTTAGATTAAGTTTATTCTATGTTTCAAAATATGATTAAATCAAAtctgtcttattttgaaatttccaaattgagCCAGACAGATCCCAAATAACAAACCATAAGAAAATATGAGCCATTGAAATTTGGCATCTCCCATTTCCCAAAGAACATAGTCCATTCAATTATATATTAAGCTTACTATTCCACTATCAGCTCAACCTTTCATTATACTAAGGAGTCCttataattttcctttctcaaGTCTTTAGAGACATTAGGATCCTTTTTTTAAAGTCAAGTAGGGTTTCAATATTGGTTAGTTGTACTTCTAACATTAttagaaaataggaaaaattaTGCGATACAACAAACATAtatattgtatttatcattcgtAATTATACTTTCAGAAAATTATCATTTGTATTTGAATTTTATAACAAATCCACCGGTAGTACTGAAACAAGAGATTGGTTGTTTTAAACTgaaacaagagagcaacaagctctCGTAGCTTAGTTGGTTAGAGTGCCCGCTTAGTAAGCTTAAGTCTTGAGTTTGACTCTCAATGAGAGCAATCTATTTTTCTGTATTTCGCTTTGGTTGTATTCGTTGCACACACGAATACAATTGATACATGTTGTATTCGTTTGAACAGTAAGATGATATAATTAGGCAAGCTATAGTTAAGTATGGTAGTCTCCGTGTGACCCCATAGGTCACGAGTTCGAAACGTAAAATCAGTCACTAATACTTGAATTAGGGCAGACCGCCTACATTACACCCTCTTGGGTATGCCCTTCCCCAAACCTTACTTGAATGTGAAATACTCTGTACACTGAGTTGCCCATTATCCCACCAATATCATGGATTCAATTATTATGCTACTATTCTACAATTAGTTCAACCTTTCATTATGCTTAGGAGATGAATCATTTTACTTCTCAAGTCTTTTGAGAGACTATAGGAACCAATCATTGTTAAGTAGGGTTTCCATATATTAGTTAATTCAAAATTATTAGAAATAAATTAAGGACATAAAGTCAGCACCAACGTTGCTTTAGTAGTAATTAAATTCAGAGCATGatgtattatttgtgaaaaagttGATCTTTCGGCGATTGCTCTAGTTTTTTGTTGCGGGTCAAAATAATTATGCCAAAGAAAAAATGCTAGCAAATCAGTTGAAGATGCGCGTTAGCAAACAAAATACACGTTTAAATTTAGTCCATTTGCTTTAATCAAATGTTTCATTTGTACATTTCAAAAAAGAATTGTCGTTGAAATGACATAAAAATGACTGTGTCACAAATCTTTATCGTTTTGCATTATACAATCTTTTGTTCAACGAAGAACACCAGATCAATTAGGTTGAGTTACTTCAAAATAAGTGTCTTTTAAGATTTTCGGTATACTcattaagaaaattatttaataacattaataataaTAGTTATACTAGATTACCGGTTATTTCTCCTCAAATTACCATTTCCATCTCCTCATAGATTTTAGAAAATTATATAGATAATCAATTGGAGCGGGGTAGATTAGGGGAAAAATTGAACCAATTAATTTAGCTAAAACGACATTTATTTTGAATCGGAGAAGTATAGCATATTAAATTAGACATCAATAACCTTTTGATCACTGGAGTTTGAATTTGTGAAATTGTTATTCGGATTATTACCTGTCTCGTGAGAATAGagattaaaatatttatatttattaattcttcAAATTGACAACTTTTAGGATCCCATTCATAGTTTATTACGTTGGACACGTCGAAAATTATCAACTGTACCTTTCTATGATGACGAAGTTACTTTATAAATACCAGAGTTTTTCCATTCTGGAGAATGGTAATGTGGTGGGCAAGCAACAAGAATTTTGGTTTGCTTTTACAAGAATGATTCTTATTTTGTAATGTTGGTGGAAAATAATATAAGCCATTAATGTAGTATTATATATTTTGGATAATCTGCTCCGTACACTTGCTGATGTAAGCAAGATTTTACATTAGCGGTGTCATATTTTAAAGTAATGAATAAATCACTATAATAATTAGCAGTGTCATTTTCTATATATATTcccgatatttttatttttcttataaatATCTAGTGACAAATTTCGACCAAGCGGTGTCCCGTGACATCCCATGGTATAAGGTGCATACGCCTTGTTCGACTGCATAAGAAAATCTAGCAATTGTATTATTCTTTGTGAAATatctttttgtgtttttattgttaaGTTTTGTTTTTTTAAACAAAACACCAACCAAAATACTTGAATAGTTAATGGAAAAATGCAATTATAGAGTACAGATTATTGAgatgcttgatgaaaatcttCATAGAAACTTTAACATTCTGCAGATTTACATAACATGATAACAAGATTAATGAGGTAACAATGAGGGAATGccaaagatatatatatatatatatatatatatatatatacacacataaaCCTTTCTTTATTTGGTAATTCCCTCTTTTCTATTATTGTACATTGTGAACTTGTGAAAATATGTCAAAATACGACTGAGTTACTATTTCCACTGTTTTAGTTCGACTCATTTCCTTCTGATGATTCTCCATCCTCCAAAGAACTCAATGAGTCTTGAGATAATTGGCTGCGATATTGCTGCACCACCAAAACAGATGCTGTTGTTGAAAATTCAGAGGATATTAACAAGTTTCCTATAGGCCCCAATTCTGGACATTCACTCTTTTTATTCAAAGCTGCAACCACTTGACCTTCAGGCATTCTTCCAACTAGAAATAGATTGCATCTGTTATATGACTTTATTGCTTCAAAAGTTTCTGCACCATCCTTGATTGTCCTCTCTTCGTATTTGATCGATCCGTCCTTTGAGATTCTCTGTTTCAATCCGGAAAGTAACACTTCGTCCTCTGGTTGAGCCTCAAGGCTGGAGTTCTGGTTGATGTCTATCTTGACACTGCCACCAGCAACCTCAGGGTCGACAACAAAACGTACCACGACTAGTGTGACACCGGGGTGCTCAGCCATACGCACACCATAAGCAAGTGCTTCACGGTCATCATGGCCACCGAAGAACAAGATAGTTATTGTAAAGTCGACATTGCTAGCAGATACATGAGATGCTCCACCGAGACCTCTGTCGACCAAGATACCGACTGAACACGGTGCGTGCTGAAGAACTCTGCGGTTCACATGCCTAAGATCGGTTCTGGTTGTTTCGAAATGTCCATCAAGTCGCTGGTGCTTGTGGAATGGGAGAATTATCATGGCTACCCTCTTTCTCTCGGCGCTAGTAATAATGTCTTCATGCATGCTATTCATGGGAGAGATTGCTGTTGTTGGTCGGATAGACACTTTGCTAAGATGCTCAAATGTCTCAAAAGCAACCACTACTTGGTTAGAATCTGCAACCTCCCCTTTATTCCAAAAGGGAAGCCCATTCCTTTTAACCTTGTGGACCATCAAGATTGCTGATGACCTTTCGGAAAGCTCCATAAGGTGCATGGCATAGACGCGAAGTCCTTCCCTCTTCTCAGTTCCTCGAGAAACTTCAATGAGATTGATCAGTGTGGGAATGTTTCTTGTGCTGTAGAAACATGTCAACATTCGGACTTGTTTGCTCGTGTCTTTCCTCTCTATTGTTCTATGCTTGTATTCAGTGACAGCTAATTTAGCTGGCTTGTATATTGATATCACAATAGGAGTTGTGATGAACGTTGTGAAGAGAGCCATCAACACCATGATGGCAAATGTTTGATCATTCAGTACCTGCAAAAATGATCAGCCAAAACCATGTAAGCTTAGAACTAATAAACTCATGAATTCAACAAATTAGAAGTGAAGTGTGAAGATACATACCCCTCTGTCTTTGCCAATATTAAGAACAATGAGCTCGACTAAACCTTTAGTATTCATCAAGAAACCAAGAGTCAGAGCCTCCTGCATAGGCATCTTGCAAAGGAGTGAGACGACAATGGTGCCAACAATCTTCCCGAAGCATGATGTAAATATGACAAGAACAAGAAGACCCCATGATTGAGCCCCCTGAATAGTGGCTACGTTCGTTTTCAATCCACTAGAAACAAAGTAGAGAGGAAGGAATAAACCGGACACAAGGTCCTCCACTTTTTCCACTAGTGCGCCTGCAAATGGTCCTTCCTTGGGTACAAGAACTCCAAGCACAAAAGCCCCAAATAAGGCATGAATACCAATAGTATCAGTGACAAATCCTGCAGCCAAAATTGCTGCTAGTGTAGCACACACATATATCTCATCTACATGCTCACCATCCGAACAACGTCTAGCCATCCATTTGAATATAGGAGGACCAATGAATATGCAGAGTATCACAAAACCAGCCCCGCACAAAAGGACCCAAAGCGAAATAAGGGGAGAACTAGTAGTACCCGAGAGGGCAATAGCAAGAGCAAGCAAAATCCATGCAGCCACATCATTGACTGCTGCAGCAGACATGGCCATTCGACCAACATCTGTTGTTAAAAGTTTGAGCTCAGCTAGAATACGAGCCAAAACAGGGAAGGCAGTGATAGAGAGGGCCACTCCCATGAACACCAGAAAAGGGCCTTGATTAACCCCTTTTGATATAGTAGCTCTGAGAGCAAAGGATGTTCCTATTCCTAATACAAAGGGGAGACTGATTCCAGCAACAGCAATACATAGAGCTTTCTTCCCAGTCCGACGAAGAGACTTCGGATCTAACTCCAGCCCAAccaggaaaagaaagaaaaggaggcCAAAGTTTGCTAAAGTATCCAACACTGTTAGGCTCTTTGGTGGAAATATTGTATGCAGATACTTCTCGTTGCGACCTAGAGCAGATGGACCTAGTAAAATTCCTCCCtgacaaaaacaaaaatatccaATGTCACCTCTTTCTTGCACCAGAGCTAAGACTGTTAGTCTGTTACTAATAGTTGTTCCGATAGAGCAGTGAATCATGTGAGCAGAAATATGCAAGAATCTCCAAATATCATCTAAATGTAGTTGAGTTCATTAAAGAACTTTCATAACTGGAATAAAACACAAATCATTCTATTCCACAATGTTAAATGTTTCCATGCACATGGAGCCAAATGTAGTTGACTTCATTAAAGAATGAAAGCAAAAAGCAAGAAACACTCACAATAATCTCAGCAACAACACGTGGCTGTCTCAATGGCCGGAGAAGATAGGCAAGAACACGAGTGAGAACAAGTACTAAACATATCTGTACAATGGCAAGAGGAAGTGCATAATCCAACGGATCGTCCCCTTGGAATACTCCATTAGAGGTAGCTTTCATAGGTGGTGGACATTTCAGGGGTGCTGCTGGTGTAGCCATATCTGAGCTTAGATAAAACAACTCCAAATCAACAAGAAACAGTCAAAATCTTCAATACCTGCATATCATGATCATGTCCAACACCAATTAAACTATCTGGAATTACCTTATATAGCACATATTAGGAACTCTATAAAATTTTTGGCTGTAAAATATATAATCCTTAAGGCCAAAGATTTACACATTTCCCATGTGACAAGTAAATCTAATGCTCCAAAGTGCACAGCACGTACTTCAGATGCAACTGAAATAAGTATTTAAAAATGGGGTTGGTAAAATATAAATATGCAATATTCTTTTCTGTCCCACTTCAACAATGATACTTGAAAAAAGAACCCATCTTAATCTCACGATTTTTCTCTTTACAGGGGACCCAAAGCATCTAGCTAAAGTACAAACTTTAAAAAACAACTTTAAGGAAAAACACATGTTGTGGTTTCAGTTTAAGGCTTGAAAAAAGAAACAATGGAATTATTTTAATCTAAGGTACTGGAACCACTTTATAAAGGTGTTTTTCTCGTTAAAATGATGAACACTAGTACTAAATATACACAACAAAAGTACCACACCCCATTCAAGTCCTCAAAGTTGCCACATCCTTTTTATTAAAAAGTGCAAACTTCTAAATTGTTTACTCCCTCCCTTTTTCCTAGAACTATAATTTCCGCGTTTCATAATAGTATGACAGCAACAAGGATGACTTGTTAGTGCGACAAAATTTTACACAATCAAATCATTAATATTAACTGTAACCAAAACATATATATACTATATGAGTTGATACCTCAATATCATAATGATTAGTAATCTATTAGTAAGTGCAAAAAATATGAGATAACGCAATTTCTGAATACGGGATCCAGAGTTCATGAGTTAACAGAAAATAAAACAATGTCAGTAATTGTTATTTAgatggagaagggtagagggacTGGCTCAGCATATACCGAGTTTCTAATAGTGCGCCAATCCAACCAGTTTCTAATTGCGGGCCACCGGCTCTCGGCAATTTTTCGATTatcaaacaaagaaatttttGAACCATTTTTTTGGCTTAACTAGTTTATAAAATACACTgtttatagaaaaaaattaaattcatacAACGTATTGCTAGTAAAGACCAGAtgagaaagaaagaaacaaaggtTATAAATGAAGCTCCTAGATCACCAGGAAAACTTATTTGACTTGTAGCCTAATGCTGATGCCATAACACCCGAAAACTCTGcacaaaatagtaaaaaaaaaaatgaacgaAAAAAGATAAATTGAAAATCTGCAAAAACTAGAGTCTAAAACGAGTTGTCTCTTTCTGTTTCCACGAACCCTCCTCCTTACCATTTTGCTTCTC contains:
- the LOC107797872 gene encoding cation/H(+) antiporter 18-like gives rise to the protein MATPAAPLKCPPPMKATSNGVFQGDDPLDYALPLAIVQICLVLVLTRVLAYLLRPLRQPRVVAEIIGGILLGPSALGRNEKYLHTIFPPKSLTVLDTLANFGLLFFLFLVGLELDPKSLRRTGKKALCIAVAGISLPFVLGIGTSFALRATISKGVNQGPFLVFMGVALSITAFPVLARILAELKLLTTDVGRMAMSAAAVNDVAAWILLALAIALSGTTSSPLISLWVLLCGAGFVILCIFIGPPIFKWMARRCSDGEHVDEIYVCATLAAILAAGFVTDTIGIHALFGAFVLGVLVPKEGPFAGALVEKVEDLVSGLFLPLYFVSSGLKTNVATIQGAQSWGLLVLVIFTSCFGKIVGTIVVSLLCKMPMQEALTLGFLMNTKGLVELIVLNIGKDRGVLNDQTFAIMVLMALFTTFITTPIVISIYKPAKLAVTEYKHRTIERKDTSKQVRMLTCFYSTRNIPTLINLIEVSRGTEKREGLRVYAMHLMELSERSSAILMVHKVKRNGLPFWNKGEVADSNQVVVAFETFEHLSKVSIRPTTAISPMNSMHEDIITSAERKRVAMIILPFHKHQRLDGHFETTRTDLRHVNRRVLQHAPCSVGILVDRGLGGASHVSASNVDFTITILFFGGHDDREALAYGVRMAEHPGVTLVVVRFVVDPEVAGGSVKIDINQNSSLEAQPEDEVLLSGLKQRISKDGSIKYEERTIKDGAETFEAIKSYNRCNLFLVGRMPEGQVVAALNKKSECPELGPIGNLLISSEFSTTASVLVVQQYRSQLSQDSLSSLEDGESSEGNESN